In one Sporomusa sphaeroides DSM 2875 genomic region, the following are encoded:
- a CDS encoding methyl-accepting chemotaxis protein has protein sequence MTRITIRSQLGAMFGIVLTFLAVLLGVIIYQFQSAMVNYQDLLTGSVARTVELLRAQDHFHSGVAEYRGYMSYGEEHYAKAALDKYAVSLNDIKQFKEDVNSPEAKREAEKLEKDVISYVDDMKRIIIMKQTKDPGMDAAIIAAREKTEQVNTQFQVAFDIQNKVRHQSVELLNQEQELVLRVVIGFSIAVIVVTIILVIWYSRNLATRVNILRDELLAVSSLDISTPDVASTRNDEIGDMAKAVITMKNALRNIVNNVRNSADTLAASSEELTSTVEEQLRTSGIIADTTGQIAAGSSENTTNITEISAVIEQVTAGTQEMSASAAEVNHGTQEAVADANRGMLLIRKMVAQNTTIESSMQDIKEVANSLVAGSAKIQDIITVISNIASQTNLLALNAAIEAARAGEAGRGFAVVAEEVRKLAEQSADATRNIGEIIRQMTTDIDFSVNVVNKANTEVEVGKLAAAETEQGFEAIVEKLAQTQSGMEQITHAVEETAKGMQAIVANVQNISTVSEKTNASTQTVAAAAEEQNASLSEISSSAEALAELATALNETIRKFRV, from the coding sequence ATGACACGTATAACAATTAGAAGCCAATTAGGCGCAATGTTTGGGATTGTCCTTACATTTTTAGCCGTATTACTGGGGGTTATCATTTATCAGTTTCAGTCGGCGATGGTGAACTATCAGGATTTATTGACCGGTTCTGTAGCAAGAACCGTAGAGTTGCTCCGGGCTCAAGACCATTTTCACAGCGGAGTGGCTGAATACCGGGGATATATGAGCTATGGTGAAGAACATTACGCAAAAGCTGCCCTGGATAAGTATGCTGTAAGCTTGAACGACATTAAGCAGTTTAAGGAAGATGTAAATTCACCGGAAGCCAAACGAGAGGCGGAAAAATTAGAAAAAGACGTGATTTCCTATGTGGACGATATGAAAAGAATAATTATCATGAAACAAACCAAGGACCCTGGGATGGATGCGGCCATAATTGCAGCCAGGGAAAAAACAGAACAAGTGAATACACAGTTTCAGGTCGCTTTTGACATTCAAAATAAGGTTCGCCACCAAAGCGTAGAGCTTTTGAACCAGGAGCAGGAGTTGGTGTTAAGGGTTGTTATCGGTTTCAGCATAGCCGTCATTGTTGTGACGATTATACTGGTTATCTGGTACAGCCGCAATTTGGCCACACGGGTTAATATACTGCGCGACGAATTGTTGGCTGTGAGCAGTCTGGATATCAGCACACCGGATGTTGCTTCAACCCGCAATGATGAAATTGGCGATATGGCAAAAGCCGTTATCACTATGAAAAACGCCTTGCGGAATATTGTTAATAATGTTAGAAATAGTGCCGATACACTGGCGGCCTCCAGTGAGGAACTGACCTCAACGGTGGAAGAACAGTTGCGCACCTCCGGGATCATTGCCGATACTACCGGGCAGATTGCGGCAGGGTCATCCGAGAATACCACTAATATTACAGAGATATCGGCTGTCATTGAGCAAGTAACCGCCGGCACCCAGGAGATGAGCGCCAGCGCTGCCGAGGTAAATCATGGTACACAGGAGGCGGTTGCCGATGCCAATCGCGGCATGCTGCTTATCCGGAAAATGGTTGCACAAAATACAACCATTGAAAGTTCAATGCAGGATATTAAAGAGGTAGCTAATTCACTAGTAGCCGGCTCTGCAAAAATACAGGATATAATTACTGTAATCAGCAATATTGCCAGTCAAACCAATCTGCTTGCTCTTAACGCTGCCATAGAGGCCGCTCGTGCGGGTGAGGCAGGCCGGGGCTTTGCTGTGGTGGCGGAAGAGGTACGGAAACTCGCGGAACAGAGTGCTGATGCAACCCGGAATATCGGAGAAATCATCCGCCAGATGACCACAGATATTGATTTTTCCGTTAATGTGGTGAATAAGGCGAATACAGAGGTTGAGGTCGGAAAACTTGCTGCCGCAGAAACCGAGCAAGGGTTTGAAGCCATTGTTGAAAAACTGGCACAAACACAGTCCGGTATGGAACAGATCACCCATGCCGTTGAAGAGACGGCCAAAGGTATGCAGGCCATTGTAGCCAATGTGCAGAATATCAGCACAGTATCAGAGAAAACCAATGCCAGCACTCAGACAGTGGCAGCGGCAGCTGAAGAACAGAACGCCAGTCTGAGCGAAATTAGCAGCAGCGCAGAAGCACTGGCAGAATTGGCTACTGCTCTTAATGAAACCATCAGAAAATTCAGGGTATAA
- a CDS encoding MFS transporter — protein sequence MNEFSLLSRNFVLVCLSGFLYFGSFYLLLPTIPQFVAELGGTTSQIGIVVGIFTMASVILRPYFGKQADGYGRKKMMLLGAGFFSLLFVLYGQIQQVVPLYALRTFHGIAHGCYLAAAFAYVADLAPHNRRGEVMGVYGVANVVAMALFPAWGTMIIATTHDFSQLFLYSFLTAAAGFLATCFIDEIRPEAGNKQTISIWAVARQKAVMVASMTFFAAATLYGAIITFLPVYAPKQGIVNFGVFFTTYAIFTLISRVLAGKLSDRYGRRKVILPFLALLAIAAFLLPFLESVEMLIIIAGFFGLGFGAFMPALNAFVVDRTLPHERASALAFFTSFMDIGITTGAVILGIVGEYWGYGIMYGVGGCIICLGFIGFSLGSKEAQRNI from the coding sequence ATGAATGAATTTAGCTTGCTCTCAAGAAACTTTGTTTTAGTTTGTCTTTCCGGCTTTTTATATTTCGGCAGCTTTTACTTATTACTGCCGACAATCCCGCAATTTGTAGCAGAATTGGGAGGAACAACAAGTCAGATCGGGATCGTGGTCGGAATTTTTACTATGGCCTCTGTTATCTTACGACCCTACTTCGGCAAGCAAGCCGATGGCTACGGCCGGAAGAAAATGATGCTATTGGGTGCCGGCTTTTTTTCATTACTATTTGTGCTATATGGGCAGATACAACAGGTTGTTCCGTTGTATGCATTGAGAACATTTCATGGTATTGCCCATGGTTGTTATTTAGCTGCCGCCTTTGCTTATGTTGCAGATTTAGCCCCCCATAACCGGCGCGGAGAAGTCATGGGGGTTTATGGTGTGGCCAATGTGGTGGCGATGGCACTTTTCCCTGCCTGGGGTACTATGATTATCGCGACAACGCATGATTTTTCTCAGTTATTCCTCTATTCTTTCCTTACCGCCGCCGCAGGCTTTTTAGCCACTTGCTTCATTGATGAAATCAGGCCGGAAGCCGGCAATAAACAAACCATCAGTATTTGGGCAGTTGCCCGCCAAAAAGCGGTTATGGTTGCTTCAATGACTTTTTTTGCGGCGGCCACTTTATATGGTGCAATAATCACCTTTTTGCCTGTATATGCACCCAAACAGGGGATAGTTAACTTTGGCGTATTTTTTACAACCTACGCAATCTTTACGCTAATCAGTCGGGTATTAGCCGGAAAGCTGTCTGACCGTTACGGACGGCGGAAAGTAATTCTTCCTTTCCTGGCGCTTTTGGCGATAGCCGCTTTTCTACTGCCATTTTTAGAAAGTGTAGAAATGCTGATTATAATAGCCGGGTTCTTTGGGTTGGGATTTGGTGCATTTATGCCTGCACTCAACGCTTTTGTGGTAGACCGGACATTACCTCATGAGAGAGCAAGCGCACTGGCTTTTTTTACTTCGTTTATGGATATTGGCATTACCACCGGGGCAGTGATACTCGGAATTGTCGGAGAGTACTGGGGATACGGGATAATGTATGGTGTGGGCGGATGTATTATCTGTTTAGGATTTATCGGGTTTTCCCTTGGCTCAAAAGAAGCACAGCGCAATATATAA
- a CDS encoding cupin domain-containing protein produces MEKIVLAEKFNLFTEHWSPKIVAELNDSYIKLAKLKGEFVWHHHDEEEELFFVVKGTLLIKFRDKEVLLNEGECIVIPKGVEHLPVADEEVHVMLIEPKTTLNTGNVVNERTVKALNKI; encoded by the coding sequence ATGGAAAAAATAGTTCTTGCAGAGAAATTTAATCTTTTTACAGAGCATTGGAGTCCTAAAATTGTCGCTGAATTAAATGATTCCTATATCAAGCTGGCCAAATTAAAAGGAGAATTTGTTTGGCATCACCATGATGAAGAGGAGGAACTGTTTTTTGTTGTAAAAGGAACATTATTAATAAAATTCAGGGATAAAGAGGTATTGCTGAATGAAGGTGAATGTATTGTCATTCCCAAAGGCGTTGAACATCTTCCTGTTGCAGACGAGGAAGTGCATGTAATGCTTATTGAGCCGAAAACAACGTTAAATACTGGTAATGTGGTAAATGAAAGAACAGTTAAAGCCTTGAACAAAATATAA